The following are from one region of the Halorussus rarus genome:
- a CDS encoding CobD/CbiB family cobalamin biosynthesis protein produces the protein MAIALLLDAAVAEPPRGLHPVARFGSLVARADREWSRPRLAGAVVAAALPLLAAAAVALAVALAAHLHPLAGVLAAGLVVFATTSLRMLVSTAAGVVAATEADLPTARERLRALAGRDAAALSAGEVRSAAVESAAENLADGAVAALLAFALLAPVSLSLGAGAAAWAKAVNTLDSMLGYPGKPHGTASARLDDAVMWIPARVSAVLLAVAALARGGISGRSGLSATGSAGESTASGGRSPVASLSAGRRWADAPPSPNSGWPMATLAAVLDARLEKPGVYVLNPEAGLPSVETARAGVRVVAVAGALAFAVAGALALLVGGIAADVGSAVAPLSVLPEVVAWY, from the coding sequence ATTGCAATCGCGCTCCTGCTGGACGCCGCGGTCGCCGAACCCCCGCGGGGACTCCACCCGGTCGCGCGGTTCGGATCGCTGGTCGCCCGCGCCGACCGGGAGTGGTCGCGGCCCCGCCTCGCGGGCGCGGTCGTCGCCGCGGCGCTCCCGCTGCTGGCGGCCGCGGCGGTGGCGCTCGCGGTGGCGCTCGCAGCCCACCTCCACCCGCTCGCCGGCGTCCTCGCGGCCGGACTGGTCGTCTTCGCGACGACCAGCCTCCGGATGCTGGTCTCGACGGCCGCCGGGGTGGTCGCCGCGACCGAGGCCGACCTGCCGACCGCCCGCGAGCGCCTGCGGGCGCTGGCCGGACGGGACGCCGCCGCGCTCTCGGCCGGCGAGGTCCGGAGCGCCGCGGTCGAGAGCGCGGCCGAGAACCTCGCCGACGGCGCCGTGGCCGCGCTGCTGGCGTTCGCGCTCCTCGCGCCCGTCTCGCTGTCGCTGGGCGCCGGCGCCGCCGCGTGGGCGAAGGCGGTCAACACCCTCGACTCGATGCTCGGGTACCCCGGCAAGCCCCACGGCACCGCGAGCGCCCGCCTCGACGACGCGGTGATGTGGATTCCCGCGCGTGTGAGCGCGGTACTGCTCGCGGTCGCCGCGCTCGCCCGCGGCGGGATTTCGGGTCGCTCCGGCCTGTCGGCCACCGGGTCGGCTGGCGAGTCGACCGCCTCGGGCGGGCGCAGCCCGGTCGCCTCGCTGTCGGCCGGCCGCCGGTGGGCCGACGCCCCGCCCTCCCCGAACTCCGGGTGGCCGATGGCCACGCTGGCGGCGGTCCTCGACGCGCGGTTGGAGAAGCCGGGCGTCTACGTCCTGAATCCCGAGGCCGGCCTGCCGTCGGTCGAGACCGCGCGCGCCGGCGTCCGGGTGGTCGCGGTCGCGGGCGCGCTGGCCTTCGCGGTCGCGGGCGCGCTGGCGCTGCTGGTCGGCGGAATCGCCGCGGATGTCGGTTCGGCGGTCGCACCGCTCTCGGTCCTCCCGGAGGTGGTCGCGTGGTACTGA
- the cobS gene encoding adenosylcobinamide-GDP ribazoletransferase — MVLTATKGALGFLTRLPTGRSEAAWTAFSETPAAFPLAGWVAGALAATPLVAPALVPIPGPTAAFGYLLALYAVTGINHADGVADLGDAAVVHGDAEDRRAVLKDTEVGVGAVLALGLVLVGLALAALSLAGLPPSAHPTAVLGVPAAVAIVVAAEVGAKTGMAALACLGDPAFEGLGSAFTGNDPAALVAPALVAAPVALLGAPAVAALVGAVAAALALLSWSEARLGGVNGDVFGATNELARLAGLHLGVVAWTLW, encoded by the coding sequence GTGGTACTGACCGCGACGAAGGGCGCGCTCGGGTTCCTGACCCGGCTCCCGACCGGCCGGAGCGAGGCGGCGTGGACCGCCTTCAGCGAGACGCCGGCGGCGTTCCCGCTGGCAGGGTGGGTCGCGGGCGCGCTGGCCGCGACGCCGCTGGTCGCGCCGGCCCTCGTCCCGATTCCGGGTCCGACCGCCGCGTTCGGCTACCTGCTCGCGCTCTACGCCGTCACGGGAATCAACCACGCCGACGGGGTGGCCGACCTCGGCGACGCAGCGGTCGTCCACGGCGACGCCGAGGACCGCCGGGCGGTGTTGAAGGACACGGAGGTCGGCGTCGGGGCCGTCCTGGCGCTCGGTCTCGTGCTCGTCGGCCTCGCGCTCGCCGCGCTGTCGCTGGCCGGCCTCCCGCCGTCTGCGCATCCCACCGCCGTCCTCGGCGTGCCGGCGGCCGTCGCTATCGTCGTCGCCGCCGAGGTCGGCGCCAAGACCGGCATGGCCGCGCTGGCCTGCCTCGGCGACCCCGCCTTCGAGGGCCTCGGCTCGGCGTTCACCGGGAACGACCCGGCCGCGCTGGTCGCCCCGGCGCTGGTCGCGGCCCCGGTCGCCCTCCTCGGCGCCCCCGCGGTCGCCGCGCTCGTCGGCGCCGTCGCCGCCGCGCTCGCACTGCTGTCGTGGAGCGAAGCCCGACTCGGCGGGGTCAACGGCGACGTCTTCGGCGCGACGAACGAACTCGCCCGCCTCGCGGGCCTCCACCTGGGGGTGGTCGCGTGGACGCTCTGGTGA